The DNA region CGACCGCCAAGGGCGTCGCGCCGCGGCGCGTGTTCCGCCGCCATGCCTGGCGCACGGCGCTCGGTCCCATCGTCACCCTCGGCGGGCTCGCCCTGCCGGCGCTGGTGGGTGGCGCGGTGTTCGTCGAGCATGTCTTCGCCTGGCCCGGCATGGGGCAGCTCGCCGCCACCGCCATCGCGTCACGCGACTACCACCTCGTCACCGGCTGCGTGATGGTGGGCTCGGTGCTGGTGGTGACAGGGTCGATCCTTGCCGACCTCGTCGCCGGGTGGCTCGACCCGCGCGTGCGTGCCGAGAGTGCACGGGAGCAGGCCGCGTGAGCGGCGCGCGCGGCGCCAGGGGCAACTGGCGCGCCGTCCTGCACCGCCTGCGGGCCGACCGGCGCAGCCTGCTCGCCGCATCGACACTCACGCTCGTCCTGCTGCTCGTCCTCGTCGGCCCGCTGCTCGTGCCCTATGCGCCGTACGAGCAGCTCGACATCACGAACCTCGTGCACCAGCGTCCCGGCGCCGACCACCTGCTCGGCACCGACGCCTTCTCACGCGACGTGCTCGCGCGCGTGCTGAGCGGCGGGCGCGTGTCGCTCGCCGTCGCGTGTGGCGCGGTGCTGGTGGAGATGCTGGCCGGCCTGCTGTGGGGACTTGCTGCCGGACTCGCCGGTGGCCGGACCGACGCCCTCATGATGCGCATCGTCGATGCCGGCATGAGTGTGCCGCGCGTGCTCGGCCTGCTCGCCGTGCTCGCCAGCGTGCCGCGCGTGCCGGTGCCGCTGCTCGTGCTGCTGCTGGGCCTCACCGGCTGGTTCGGCATCGCGCGCCTCGTGCGCGGTGAGGTGCGCAGCGTGCGTGGGGCCGATTTCGTGACGGCGGCACGCGCCCTCGGCGCCAGCCCGGCACGCATCGCAGCCCGCCACCTGCTGCCGCACGTGCTCGGTCCGCTGCTGGTGGCGGGCACCCTCGCCATCGGCAACGTCATCGTCCTCGAGGCGGGGCTGAGCTGGCTCGGCATCGGCGTGCAGCCCCCGCAGGCCAGCTGGGGCAACATCATCGCCGACGGCGCCGACTTCCTCGCCACCGCCCCGTGGGTCTCCATCGCCCCCGGCCTCTGCCTCGTGATCGTCGTCGTGGCGGTGAGCGCGCTTGGCGACGGGTTGCGCGACGCGCTCGCTCCCCGGCAGCTTCCCAATCCATGACCGACCATCGCATGTCCCCGTCCGACCCCCTGCTCGCGCTGCGTGACGTGCGTGTCACCTTCCGCACCGCCGACGGCGTCATCACACCCGTGGACGGGGTGTCGCTCGACATCGCGCGCGGCGAGACAGTGGCGCTGGTCGGGGAAAGCGGCTGCGGCAAGTCGCTCACCGCCCTCACCATCCTGCGCCTGATCGATCCCCCGGGCCGCATCGAGCCGGGGAGCCGCATCCTGTTCGAGGGGCGTGACGTGATGACCCTCGGCGACCGCGACCTGCGCGCCATCCGCGGCCGTGCGGCAGCGATGATCTTCCAGGAGCCGATGACCGCGCTCAACCCGGTCTACTCCGCGGGCGAGCAGATCGCCGAGGTGGTGCGCACGCATACGAATGCCAGCCGCAGTGAGGCCTGGGCGAAGGCCGTCGCGATGCTCGGTGCCGTGGGTATCCCGTCGCCGGAGATCCGCGCGAAGCAGTATCCGCACCAGCTGTCCGGCGGCATGCGGCAGCGCGTCATGATCGCGATGGCGCTGGTCATGGATCCCGCGCTGCTCATCGCCGACGAGCCGACCACGGCACTCGACGTCACGATCCAGGCGCAGCTGCTCGACTTGCTGCGTGACGCCCAGCGCGCCCGCGGCGCCTCGATGCTGCTCATCACGCACGACCTGGGGGTGGTGGCCGAGTCGGCGCAGAGGGTGGCGGTGATGTACGCGGGGCAGATCGTGGAGGAGGCGCCGGTGGCAGCGCTCTTCGCCGCGCCGCAGCACCCGTACACGCAGGGCCTGATGGCCGCCATGCCGCGCGCCGGCACGCGGCAGCAGCGGCTCACCACGATCCCCGGCACGGTGCCGCCACCGGGCGCGTGGCCGCGGGCGTGCCGCTTCGCCGATCGCTGCGCCGTTGCATGGGACCGCTGCACCACCGAGCCGCCACCGCTGCATTCGCTCGGGAACGGGCGCACGTCGCGCTGCCATCTCGTCACCGAGCCGGAACGCGCCACCGCGCCGCGCGCCGCCGAGGCCCGCGCATGAGCGCCCCGCTCCTCTCCGTCCGCGGGCTGTCGAAGGAGTTCCCGATCCGCGGCGGGATCCTCAACCGCGTGCAGGG from Gemmatimonadaceae bacterium includes:
- a CDS encoding ABC transporter permease; translated protein: MSGARGARGNWRAVLHRLRADRRSLLAASTLTLVLLLVLVGPLLVPYAPYEQLDITNLVHQRPGADHLLGTDAFSRDVLARVLSGGRVSLAVACGAVLVEMLAGLLWGLAAGLAGGRTDALMMRIVDAGMSVPRVLGLLAVLASVPRVPVPLLVLLLGLTGWFGIARLVRGEVRSVRGADFVTAARALGASPARIAARHLLPHVLGPLLVAGTLAIGNVIVLEAGLSWLGIGVQPPQASWGNIIADGADFLATAPWVSIAPGLCLVIVVVAVSALGDGLRDALAPRQLPNP
- a CDS encoding ABC transporter ATP-binding protein, producing the protein MSPSDPLLALRDVRVTFRTADGVITPVDGVSLDIARGETVALVGESGCGKSLTALTILRLIDPPGRIEPGSRILFEGRDVMTLGDRDLRAIRGRAAAMIFQEPMTALNPVYSAGEQIAEVVRTHTNASRSEAWAKAVAMLGAVGIPSPEIRAKQYPHQLSGGMRQRVMIAMALVMDPALLIADEPTTALDVTIQAQLLDLLRDAQRARGASMLLITHDLGVVAESAQRVAVMYAGQIVEEAPVAALFAAPQHPYTQGLMAAMPRAGTRQQRLTTIPGTVPPPGAWPRACRFADRCAVAWDRCTTEPPPLHSLGNGRTSRCHLVTEPERATAPRAAEARA